A window of Bactrocera dorsalis isolate Fly_Bdor chromosome 4, ASM2337382v1, whole genome shotgun sequence genomic DNA:
ACAGTTTGTTGCCCTTTGCGATTTCTCTGTCCATATATCTTCGCTCAATGGTGCGTTTAATGCAAAACATTCGATCAGTGTTGTTGTCTTTTCAGTCAATGAGTACGACTGTCACTGATAATTGGTCAACAATTTGTTACACCGTAAAGTAGCTGATACTCATGCATATTGGTGCTAAGCGGTTAAATAGTGATCACAGTCGATTCATAGAAGTACCGATTACTTGAATTTTATACAGCGACAGCGtctaaaaaacgttaaaaactaaaaatttaaaagggaTAATAAGAACACAGGTGTAGCTGGGTAGAGTATTTGAAAACAATAAGAAGATAAACCGAAGCGAGGGAATACTTTTTTTGCTAATGTTATTGCCaatcaattaaataaatcaCATTAGCTATTGACGCATTTTAAATCCGATAAACTGAGCTTTCTCCACCCTCTCCTACTAGAGTTTCACAAACGGAGCACCTGCTCTTTTGCTACTTCTCTTTAGCGCTctctttgtaatatttttatttagcttGCCTTAAGATGAGGTTAATGAAATAAAACTACGAACACATACAAGAATGATTGTTTGTTGGGCACATTTTAATAGTGTAATAGTAATAGCCAAGTTGTGTTTCTTAAATATTGTAGACCTTTTTTACTTTTACGCGCATAAAGCTTATAACTGTTACTGCAATTTAGCTGTCGCTGGTGGCCACTGCTTTTCCAGAAGGCATTGAAGATGCGGAACCTGTTCAGTTGTACGCTATTATTTATTGCGCATGATTAACGGTTGAGCCGCTATTCGATGATTATTTAGGTAAATCGAAATTTAGTTAGGTTGTGGACTAACGAATTTCTAAGTATCAGTTTTATTGTAGAAAACATAGCTGTGGTCACTCACATTATTAAGAATTTGATGGTCTATATACTTCGTTAGCTATTTAGTCATAGAAATTGAAAAGTTCAATAATTTTAACCtccataatttcatattttctatttatctaAAAAGGTggggataaaaataaaaacgaaaacaataGAATTGCAAgctataaaattatgtatatacacacacatatgcatatgtaaaagTGCATGCAGTTGTACATATTGTTTTACACATGAGATCAGGTCACAGCAGGgcttaaaaaatacatacttgATCAACACCAATACATAGAGAACTAGTGAGATCGGACCGATAGCATGAGCCACTGCCACGAAGTTAAATTTTCGTTCGTTGTTGTTCAGTTAAGGTGCGATAGCATATTTCTATGTACTTatttacttgaaaaaaattgtactgaATCGATtcgttattaaatatgtacagACTTCACCGTCACACCTTTGTACTGTAAACCAAGAATATCGTGGAATTATATGAGGAAATGTGCTGCAAAACGGatatttcctttttatgtttaaatttaagGCGGCCGATTATATAGTTTCTTTTTGTGTGGATTGACTCTTTTGGTGTATTTTACCGATTTCACTACGCTTATTTGTGTGCGTTTTTAAGAACGAAAATTTGTTTCTACACATGGATGTGAttgttatagaaaattaatattaatattatactcTTATTCACACATAGAATTCTTTCATTCACTGAccaatatttgctttatttatgtacatatacagctTTGTACTTGTGTATGTATACGTGTGTCGTTAGAGATCTTTTCAATCCATTACACTTcttgtttttctaatttatttgcgACGAGCACACACAACGAATCCGTTCGAAAGTCAGCAGGTAACTGAATCGTTGAAGCCATCTCGATCAGAAATAACTTGTTACGGCTGCCGCCATAACTTAAACTGTGGAATGTAGGCAGGTTCTTAGCCGACGTGATTTGGAAGACAGCTCACTACCAAGTTAGTGGCTCACCTGTGTCTCACCAACTCACAATAGCATATGTTTATTGGGTTGAGTTGAGACAATTAAGCGAAAATATCTTCATTCATTCGCTCTGTGTTTCTGTATCTGGGTGCGTAAGTGAGTTAGACACGTAATGTGTGTGCAATGCGGCTTACGGCTGCGCTCAGTGCGAGAGCATACATTTATAAGCTATTGTCACTCTATTCGTGTATCTACGTCAGTAGAGACTTCGCTCATATTACCATCAGGTTTTCTCATTCATATCTTCAATTCGATAAATCTGTGCACATATCGTTTTATGAACCCAATAAACGGTCAGATAAATTGTTTGccacatttttatatactttattaatttaaaataattacacatTATAAATCGAAGGTAATGCTTTTTATAGTTATATTAGAGAACTTGTTACAATACTTTCTATTAAATACTTGAAGAATGTTGGCCAAAAGTACAATAGTTACGTACATAGGTAATAGATAAGTAAATATGCTCATATTGAGATTTTTGCTTTAGCttgtataacttttttttatctaccTCTTTTGAGATGTATCGTCAGTTAAAAGGTtgtgctaaaaaaaatataagtatcgTAATTTTGGGCTTGGCaaagtattaatattatatgcaCACCTACATACATCATCGAATTTGCACTCTATAATTAGCTGTTTTAGCTGTTACCATACAATTAAAATTGTAGATTTTGATAGCTGCTTCTGAATTTGCacatgttttttatatttttattactatgatgtatgttaatatttatATCTAAAGTTTCGTATACggattttcatttcaataaaaGATTGTTACGcttaattcaaattatatatatagatgcCTACATATTATCGTATGCAATATTACGTATACATTATTGTTAATTGCGTATACACACTGCGgagcaaaagtgaacaataaagtgaagtttttatgctttttaagcttataataaaatatctcCTAGGTAAATGAACTGTGTGTGATATTGATTAGGATAACGAAAATAAGTATATTGGAATTAAAAAGTTAAGGTATCAGTAATTTTATATGATTTGTaggaattgtaaaaatattaaatactttgtCTGAAATTAACATTATAATAATAAGATATTGACGAAGCATatcaagtttttaatttaataataaaaatatgtatcttAATATATTTCACAAGTGATTTTTTATGTTCACTTTTGCTCGTATACATGTGAAGTGTGGTATGTTAAACCGCCTCAAGGGCTAAGGTCCTGATGTAGAGTATGGTCGTAACCGCCCATACTGTTATCATATTGCTGCTGATCGTACCCGCCTGAGCCCATGGGGTAGCCCATAGAATCCTGTGGAGGTGCTGGTGACATCATAGGTGTAGTGGTGCCACTCGGTGGGCCAGCCATTGAATATGGCGAAGCACCAGCTGCCTTCTTAGCAGCATATAAATTGGCCTCTTCCTGTGCCTTACCTATGTTCTTTTTGTATCGAATGCGTTTGTTACCAAACCAATTAGAAACTTGggaaaccttaaaaaatgtaaaatatttcataacttGTTACACATAATTTTGGTATTATAAACGCACTGTTATTCCACACTTTCTCGCCAACTCCTCTTTTGCTTCCTCAGATGGATATGGGTTGCTCAAGTGACTATAGAAATACTCATTGAGAATTTCGGAAGCTTGCTTACTAAAATTGCGACGCTTACGTCTAGCGTCCAGAAATCGAGATCGTAATATCATTACAGCTTCACACGTCGATTGCTTCAACTGCATTTGTATTGAGCTGaattttttgtgaattatttgGACCATGCGTTCAATTTCCTTAGGTGTAATTGGCCTGTAAATAGAGAATACTCGAGAACCATGTTTTGTATTCTTACTATAATTACGCACCTGGTCCTACTTTGTTCTCGAAGTAAGTTCATAACATGTGTGGTGAATTCATTGCACGCCTGTTCATATTTCTCTAGCTCTTGATGATATATCTGACGAATCTGTGCAAGTTTTGCTCGATAATCTGAATGCTCAATTGCGTTGTCAGCTCCATCGATCGACAAGGAAGATCCTGTTTAGTAAACATTTAGTGCAAagcaaagtatatatgtatattgttgaaTATACCTTgacttgctgctgctgccgaaGCGGCCGCTGCACCGCCACCACCTTTTTCTGGTCCTGCAACACCTTCTGCGATAAGCATATTATCCAGACGCATTAACTGTGGATCTGGTGGTTCTTCCTCTTGCGTATTACGAATGGAAAGGACttcgcagaaattttttttaaaatattaattaacaaagtattcatatacatatactatatttatttataaatttaatatatatattttttaagccgtttcactaattattttttcagtatACATTGCTCTTCCGCCTAAAATCAGATACCTTGAGCTaactaattattataacataggactgaaattattattatatttactcTTTTTTATATCTATTTTATTGTTTCACTTCGTATAATCGCATAACATTTCAGATTCACCTCTGCAAcagataatgaaattaaattcaaaatttgcattGCCCAGTTACTCAAGAGATTTGGTCTCTATTTGCATTTGGTCCAGAAATACTCATGACAATATGCAtaattttgtttcgtttttcaaataaaaatagataaaataagaACTCAATACGCAAGATGTTGCAAACATTTCATTCAAAGCTAACAACAAGGTACTCATAAAGTAACATTCTGTACCATTACACCGTTTGCATAGCCCACACCCAAATCATTTAATCTAAAACTTGTGCGAAATAGTCCGCAACCATTCAGAACGCACATCCGTGTATTGTGGCTTGCTATCCATATTGTAGGGATGAACAAAGGCAGAAATAGAAAAACAGACAACAAGAAATACAAACGCATCATAACCCCAACCATCGGCACGTACAGCTCACAGGGATGGTCCCTGAGCTTGCAAAGTAGTTGTATGCCAATTTAAGATTAGATTAAAAAACTTTAGCTTTCATTTTCTTACTGTATTCCTTTGTGTTGCCACTATAGATTCGCATTGCTTTGCTTGCTTctcgtagtgcatatgtaaatatacatacttacatatgtatataagaaagtATGCACAGGCAATGAAACGCACTAGCTGAACAAAGTTggcgaaaatattaaattgccgTGTAGATTTTGCACACAAAACATGATAAAATTTTGCAAGGTAGAACTTTAAGGAACTGCAATACACATAGATATGCTCTTTGAGTAAAAAAATGTGTGGTCAGAGAGATGTTCAAGAGAATTTCAATATCggattaacttttttattgaatatggcATACTTTATTCATATAACTCTTCTGTTGAGCAGAGCATTTTATTAATAACGAACATACTAATACTCGCTCATTTGAATTATCGTAATTATAGAAGACAATTATTTACctgcatacatatgaatatcaaataaacaaatgaggtATATAGTTTATTCGAGTATATTTTAAGCAACTTTATGGAAAAAGCATTGTCTCGTTAATATAAATTCTGTCACAGCAAGTAGGCGCGGCAAGATTTAACATTACATGCAATTTGCATATGCCTGTTATACACCGTACGAACTCAGGAGGCATTGAATATTAAACCGGATCGATGCTGCAGAGTTGCGATGCTGAACTTTAGTTTAAACGATGCAAGCTGACAAGTAATGAATAAACATTTAAAACGTCTTCTTGATTTCCAACTTCACTACATTAAGATATAAAAGATCCTGAGACAATGACGTGAATATATTAAGTATTCGCGAATACGTTAAGATAACAAAATTGgttccaaaaatatgaaaacctATTAAATGGAGCTTGAAATTATGTTTCAAACTTAAATTCTTGGTTCGAAAGATAGAAAGCTTTCAAagcgtttaaaatttttgtatataatatgttgGCTAGTTACATTCAAAAACATGCTTCTATACTTTCTTATTTAAACAATAACTAAAAGCGTTACGTAAGATTTAAAATGTGTAAtagttatttgatttttatctgCTGATTCCTGTTTCCATCTAGAAACCAACTTttgtctttaatattttttattataacctGTCACTTCATCTCCTGCTCATTTTTTCGTTTTAGTAATATCTACataagaaaattgtcaattgtGATTTCTACGACAATGCGGTTGACCCATTCAAAACACATGCTACATTTTCAATAAAGTCACATAAGCTTACATTTCGCcaatgaaaatgtgaaaaataggGGTTGTAGCAAGAAGATTTAAATACTCTATAGAATCTTACATTGTGGAGCACTGGGAACGTGCTTTGCATTTTATGAACACTGGTGACAAAGCAAATATAGTTTGTTTTGTACTGTTTGTACAAATATCAAGCAGAACAATTAatgaaaatcaacaaatatAGGTTGATTTTTCGCTCTTTGATTATGgtgcagaaattttaaatttgacaacCAAAAAATAAGCGGCAAAGCgatgaaaagaaattatttttttacttaccgGTTTTCTCCTTAATCTCACAAAGCACCGAAAACAAAGCCGGCTTCATACGAT
This region includes:
- the LOC105230353 gene encoding homeobox protein extradenticle, which translates into the protein MEDPNRMMAHTGGMMAPQAYGMPGQDDGQNTGNENEVRKQKDIGEILQQIMSISEQSLDEAQARKHTLNCHRMKPALFSVLCEIKEKTVLSIRNTQEEEPPDPQLMRLDNMLIAEGVAGPEKGGGGAAAASAAAASQGSSLSIDGADNAIEHSDYRAKLAQIRQIYHQELEKYEQACNEFTTHVMNLLREQSRTRPITPKEIERMVQIIHKKFSSIQMQLKQSTCEAVMILRSRFLDARRKRRNFSKQASEILNEYFYSHLSNPYPSEEAKEELARKCGITVSQVSNWFGNKRIRYKKNIGKAQEEANLYAAKKAAGASPYSMAGPPSGTTTPMMSPAPPQDSMGYPMGSGGYDQQQYDNSMGGYDHTLHQDLSP